The Helicobacter fennelliae nucleotide sequence GCTGTATAAGGCATACTTTCTCAAAGAATATTTAGGCAACTCAACATCTAGCATAAGCATAAAAAAATCTATCTTAGAGAAGATTCTACCTCTGGATTTGGAGGGTGATTGGCGGATTAGGGCTGATGATTGTATTATCTGGGGCGCAAGCTTAGTGGGAGCAAACATAGGATATCTTGATATATATGGGATCAAATACCGCATACACTCAACAAACAATCATTATGGCAAAACATTTGATAATGCTTATCTGTTTAGGCGAGAACTCAATATTGAAAAAATGTTCGCACTCATTATGTCAAAAAACAATATTATCCTCTCTGCAACAAGCCTATATTTAGAATTTCTCTCCAACAAAGAAAAAACTAAATACATCAAAATCACTCTTTTGTCAAATCTTCACATAATTCAAAAAATAAAACTTATAGGCAGGATTTTACTCTCATAGAATTAAATGCCAATCTATAAAATAAATCGTCATTACTTAAGCACAAGCGTTGTAATCCAAAAAAGAATCGTCATTGTAAGACTTCGTAAGAAGTCGTGGCAATATATAAGAATCCACTTCATCATTATTCTAAAGCTTTGCAACAACTAAAGAATCCTAGAAAATTTTGTCATTGCGAGTAATCGTAAGATTGCGTGGTAATTATGATGAGTTTTAGATTCTCTTTTGCTTCGTCCTATTGTCCTTGCAATGACAAACCTGCCCCCTCAATTGCGAGCAAAATTTTCAAATTTTGCATGGCAATCCATTTTTTAAGTTTTAGAATCTAGATTCTATATTGTTTTGACGCACTCTTACCCGTCATGTCTTAAGCGTTAGCGAAGAATCCAGTAAAAATCTAATACAAAATCTAAAATAGATTCCAGTTTGGATTTGGATTCTTCGTTCGTTTCACTCACTCAAGTAATGACAAGTTTTAATTCTATGCAAACACAAGCAAGCATTAAGAAATTCTAGACTTTTTTTAATTTTTAGATTTTAGAATTTATGCAAACACAATGGCGCGTAAAGAAATCCTCTATTTTTAGCTTATTTTTGTAGCTTTGCAAGTTTAGCAGTGAGTCGCACTTTTCGTGCGTCGCTAATTAAGAGAACCGATGCAATCCGCAAAATTTACCAAAAAGCTAGGATTTAGATCACATGGAAATTAGAATCTAAATTCTAAAATCCATTGATAACTTTGCTAAGTATCGCATC carries:
- a CDS encoding glycosyltransferase family 2 protein, with protein sequence MTSHNLPKVAVIISNYNYAKYIKECVKSIQNQNYPYLQILIVDDGSSDNSLQTISSLTGVKVISKENGGQLSAFNAGFKALNKDIDIVFFLDADDVMNKNYMLQCVEFYTQHKDVEFAFCNNEHLLPDNSTYKPQSPYKKSILGFGLYKAYFLKEYLGNSTSSISIKKSILEKILPLDLEGDWRIRADDCIIWGASLVGANIGYLDIYGIKYRIHSTNNHYGKTFDNAYLFRRELNIEKMFALIMSKNNIILSATSLYLEFLSNKEKTKYIKITLLSNLHIIQKIKLIGRILLS